The segment GTTTTAGCAAATATATCTTTTTTATTCTATTTACTGTTTGATGTTATTTTTTTTAGTTATTAATTGAAATAAATATCATATTAAAATATGTAGAAATGCAAATATAGTAATTGTCACTAATTTAGTAGTATATATTAAAAAAGGCAACCGTAAAAACAATTTATCGTCTTCAATTAAAAACCAAACAAACATGAATAAAATATTTCTTTCTCTTATTGTTATGGCTATAACAATAAACGGATTTGCACAGCTAAATGCAACAATAAGTTCGCAAACTAATGTTCTATGTCACGGTTTATGTAATGGGTCTGCTACTGTTACAGCAACCGGAGGTACGGCACCTTATACTTATAACTGGAGTAATGTGCCTGCCAATACAACACAAACTGCAACTAATCTTTGTGCCGGTATATATACTGTTACTGTAACTGATTATCTTGCTGCAACTACAACTGCATCTGTAACAATAACAGAGCCCATACAAATAGTAGTAACCCTAACTACAGCTAATGTGATTTGTTTTGGTGATTGTAATGGTGTTATTACTGCTAATGTTATGGGAGGAAATCCTCCATTTACATATTTTTGGTCAAATGGAATGATTACAACTTCAACCATTAATGCCTGTGCAGGAATTTATACTGTTACTATAACAGATAATAATGGTTGTACAACTGCTGCAACTGCAGTGGTATCTCAACCACCTTTGTTTGTAGCAACTGCAAGTTCTGTACCCGATACATGTAGCCAGGGTCATGGTACTGCTAGTATAAATGCCAGTGGAGGAAATGCTCCTTATATGTATACATGGAGTACCGCAGCGAATATGCCTACTATTACAAATCTCTTTGCGGGTACATACACTGTTACCGCAACAGAATCTAATGGTTGCACTGCTGTTGCATTTGCAACTGTAAATAATTTAGCTCCTTCTGCAAATCTTGGTTCAGATTATTCGATATGTAACGGAATATGCGATACTATTACTGTTCATCCAATTGGTGGATCAACTATTGTGTCATATTTATGGAGCAATCAATCTACTAATGATTCATTGGTTATTTGTCCTACAGTTACTTCTAATTATTCATTAACTGTATCAGATGCTTATGGGTGTACAGCAACAGATAATATTAATGTTAATCTGGTTCAGCATTGTAATACTATTTCGGGTACATTTTATGAAGATCTGGATAATGATGGTATAAAAGATGCTGGTGAAAATCCTTTGCAAAATATGGTTGCAATGTTAACACCGGGTCCGTTATATGCAACTTCAAACTCAAGTGGGTACTACGAATTTCTTGTAGATACCGGTAATTTTGTAATAACACCTGTAAACAACTCGGTTTATACAACAATGAGTCCTGCATCACATACTGCAACAATGTACAATGCATATCAAACAGATGCTTTAAATGATTTCGGTGTATATGTTTCTGCACATGGCGATTTGCGAGTAATCTTAAGTAGCTCGGCAATGCGCCCCGGATTTGCTTCAGTGTATTATATAACATATTACAATGATGGTACCGATACTATGAATGCTACAATAAATTTAAACTTGAGTAATGTTCCTGTTTATACTTCTTGTTCTCCTGCTTATTCATCTAATTCTGGTAATTTATATACATGGAATATTACCGGAATAGAGCCGAATGTTTATCATTATATTTATTTTTATGTTAACATTCCGCCAACTATAACTCTAGGTACTATAGTGAGTTCTGATGCAACTATACTTCCTATTGTTGGAGATGATAATCCTGCAAATAATTATTCTTCAGATAACAGAGTTGTTTCTGGTTCATGGGATCCAAATGATAAGGCAGTTTCACCTAGTGGGGTTTTTCCACCAGCTTTGGTTGCAGCAGGTAATTATTTAAATTATACAATCAGATTCCAGAATACAGGAACAGATACAGCTTTCAATATTCACATAACTGATACTTTAAGTTATAATCTTGATGTTTCAAGTTTTGAGATGGTATCTTCAAGCCACCCTTGCAATTTTAATCTTCATGATGCCGGTATAGTTGATTTTGTTTTTAATAATATACAGTTACCTGATAGTGGAATAAATCAAGCTGGCAGCAATGGTTATGTTTCATATAAAGTAAAACCTGAAAACACTCTTGGTATTGGCGATGAAGTTCAAAATACAGCTTATATATATTTTGATTTTAATCAGCCTGTTATGACTAATACTGTTTCTACAATGATAGAAGAGATACAGTTTGTAACATATTCCAAATTTTATGATAATGTGCTAAATGTTTGGCCAAACCCTTCAAAAGGCGATTTTATGTTAGCCTGTAATTTGAATAATAATGGAACAGTTTCAATTGAAGTTACTGATATTTTGGGTAAAATAGTTTTGAATGAAATAATTGAGTCGATTTCAAATATTGAGTTTAAGCATTCGTTACACCTAAATGGTAAAGGGTTGTACTTTGTTAAAGTTAAAACCTCTGATGAAGTTTATACTGCAAAAATAATAATTACAGAATAATTTTGTTTAAAATTGTTTTAAAGAGCCATTCATTAATGAATGGCTCTTTTCTTGAACCAAAAATGTTTGAAATTTATAAGTAAGAGGATTAAAATAAAAATTGGAATAACTTCTTTTGTGATTGAAATTTCTGAACTAATTGAAGTTTGTATTGAAATTTCTTTAAGATCGCTTATTCCTAATAATAACAAAGTGAAAAATAATAAAATAAAATTCAAAATATAGGCCCATTTTTTTAATTTAAGAATAAAAATACTTGTAGCTGCAATATTTAAACTAAAAACTAAAATTAGCAAACTGTAAAGTCCCATTGCAACATTATGCATAGCATCAAATTCACTTGATGGCATAGGACTATTTAAGGAAATTAATGAAAGAATAATATTAGAAATTGAATATAAAATTAAGAGTATAGTGGTTGATAAAAGTAGAATTGACGGATAAATCTTCATGAAAATCAGTAATTAAAGAATTAATATTTCGGATTCCATGGAATCTCTTTTGCATTTTGCAATTTTGAAATATATCTTGCAAAAACAAATAAATAATCTGATAAACGGTTTAGGAATTTAATCACTAATTCATCTACTTTGTGATTCTGGCTAAGAGCAAGAGTATGTCTTTCTGCACGACGGCAAACTGTTCTGCAAATGTGAGCTTGTGAAACCAAAGGGTGACCACCTGGTAGAATAAACGAATGTAATGGTTCAAGCTGTTTCTCCATTTCATCAATTTCTGATTCTAATTTTTCTATATCTGCTTCAATTAATATCGGAAGTTTTAAGTTACACCCATCGCAATCTGTTGCTAGTATTGTAGCACAGGTCATAAGCCTATCCTGAATAAAAAGTAAATTTTCCTTTATGTTATTATCAGAAATCTGATCTCTTAACAAACCTACATGAGAAATTAATTCATCAACTGTTCCGTAGGCTTCTATACGTTCGTGAAATTTCTGAACCCTTTTACCACCTATTAGTGAAGTTGTTCCTTTATCTCCGGTTTTAGTGTATATTTTCATTTAAAAGACTCATATTAATTCGTTCTGTGTTTTGTAAATCAGATTCAATTCTGCCGTCCTTTAATCTGATTATTCTATGAGCATATCTGGCAATATCTTCTTCATGGGTTACTAAAATAATTGTATTGCCTTTTTTATGAATATCATCTATAAGACGCATAATTTCAACTGAGGTTTTAGAATCTAAATTTCCTGTTGGTTCATCGGCCAAAATTATAGAAGGGTTATTAACCATAGCACGAGCAATAGCTACACGCTGGCGTTGACCACCGCTTAATTCATTAGGTTTGTGTTTCATTCTGTCAGAAAGTCCCACATTATTCAATACATCTATGCCTCTGTTATTTCTTTCTGCTTTGCTTTTTCCAGAATAAACCAATGGCAGAATTACATTTTCCAATGCATTATATCTTGGCATCAGGTTAAATGTTTGAAAAACAAAACCAATTTCAATATTTCTGACTTCGGCAAGCTCATTGTCACTCATTCTGCTAACATCTTTTTTGTTAAGAAAATATTCCCCAGAGGAAGGAGTATCCAGGCAGCCTAATAAATTCATTAAAGTAGATTTTCCTGAACCTGATGGCCCCATTATGGCAACATATTCATTTCTGAGAATTGTCAGATCAATATTACGAAGAGCTTTTACTACCTCGGTTCCAATTTGGTAGTATTTATAGATTTTTTTAAGTGTGATTATTTCTTCGCTCATTTTTCTTATTTAAAAGTGTAATGCAAGTTAGCAATATTTAAGTAAAGAAATTGGATTAAAATCTTATAGTAAAATCTTGCTTTGTTAATTCATTATGAAAGAATACAAGTCCAAGTTGAAATAAATCAACTGATAATGTTACATTCTTATTTTTTCTGATTTCATTCCATGCTTCTTCCATCTCTTCTGACCAATGAATATCATCAAAAATAAAAAGTGAATTATTATTAATAAATGGAATACATTTTTCGAAATAATCTAATGTAGCTTTTTTTGTATGATTGCCGTCAAAATAAACAATACCTAAGGTGCGTAAATCAAAAAAAGTTAGTGGCAATACTTCTTCAAATTTGCCATTTACAATTGTAATATTATTTGCATTTGCCAATGTAAATGTATCCTGTGCAATTTTTGCAGTTTCACTACACCCTTCAATTGTAACAACCTTTGCATTAGGATTGCCTAAAGCAAGATAAGATGCACTTAAGCCCAGCGAGGATCCAAGTTCCAATATCGTTTCTGGTTTGTAATATGCTGCCAGCCTGTATAACAATTTACCATATTTTTTCTTTATTGTACAGTACTTTGTTATTTCTGAAATTTTTCTGCTATTTGTTTCAAAAACTTTTGATCCTGCACCGAAATCTGTAACAGTTATAACTTTATCTGATTCAAGTAATTCTTTTCTTATTAAATCAAGTTTACGATATGCAATTTTGTCGCTTTTGTCATTAAAAATTAAAGTAATTAAATCAAACAGAAAAGGAGAATGAATTCCAAATCCTTTCTCATGTTTAGAGCACAAAAGATATTTTAATTTACTTAAGATTGGGTTTGACATCCTGCAAAGATGGATAATTATTACGAAATATATAAATTATTTCTATATTTTGTATTGGTTTTAAGGTATTTTAATAAAAATTTAAATTGTGTATCTTTGCAAGATGCAGACTGTTCTATCGCTCCGTATTTATTTGCGGGGAGGAAAGTCCGGGCAGTGCAGAGCGTCACACTTCCTAACTGGAAGATACCTGCAAGGGTATAGCAATGCAACAGAAAACAACCGCCACAATTTATTGTGGTAAGGGCGAAAAGGTGGGGTAAGAGCCTACCAGTGTTGTGGTAACATAACAGCTGTGTACCTTGTGAGCTGCAAGACCATGTAAACCGGCGCTATAGGATTGCTCGTCCAATGCCGGAGGGTAGGTTGCTAGATTTCGTGAGTGATTGCGAAACAAGACAAATGATAGAAATCCCTTATGGGAAACAGAACCCGGCTTATAGGTCTGCTATCTTATAAAATGCAGTGAGGTCGAATGACCTGACTGCATTTTTAGTTTATTACTTTCTTTATTTTAACAAGCTTTTCAAGCAAGCCTTCTAATAAGTCAAGTTTTAACATATTTGCGCCATCAGATAATGCTTTTGATGGGTCGGGGTGAGTTTCAATAAACAAACCATCTACGCCAACTGCGACACCTGCTTTTGATATAGTTTCAATAAGTTCTGGTAATCCACCTGTAACTCCGGTTGATTGATTAGGCTGTTGTAGTGAATGAGTACAATCTAAAACAACAGGATATCCGAATTTCTGCATTATTGGTAAACTTCTGTAATCAACAACTAAATCGCCGTATCCAAAGGTTGTTCCTCGTTCGGTAAGTAAAATGTTTGAATTTCCGGTAGTTTTAACTTTGTCAGCTACAAACTTCATTGCTTCTGGTGATACAAATTGTCCTTTTTTTATATTTACTGGTAAACCTGTTTTTCCAGCTGCTAAAAGTAAATCGGTTTGACGACATAAAAATGCAGGAATCTGAAGCATATCAACATATTTTGAAGCAAGTTCTGCATCTTCGGTGCTGTGAATATCGGTAATTACCGGTACTTTTAATGATTCTTTTATCTCTTTTATAATTTCTAATGCTTGAATATCTCCAATACCTGAAAATGAACTAATACTTGAACGGTTTGCTTTTTTATATGAAGCTTTAAAAATAAAAGGTATCTCAAATTTTTCACACAGTGCTTTAACTTTTTCAGCAACCATAAAAGTTATTTCATGGCTCTCAACAACGCATGGACCTGCAATAAGGAAAAAGTTTTTATTTTTTAATATATTATTGTAAATCGAGTTCATTGTATATTTTTTTACGAAAATACTTTAATTTTTATTCTATGTCAAATAATTTATCATAACAAATTATAATAAATTAAAGTATGAAATTAAAACTTATAAGATACCCCTACCATTATGCTTCTTGCATATGCTTCACGAGGAAAAATAAATCCTGTTAGATCACCAGATGATAAAGTTGCTGCAAATTTTTTATTAGGTTTTATTTTTAATAATATTCCTGCATTAAATCCTGCGAATCCTCCATAGTTTTCAATTAATCCAATATTCAGCCATTTTGAAACCTTAGCAGTTTGAACAGCATAAAATTGTGGAAGAGGTTGCCCGGTGTCAAATATATAACTCATTCCAATTATAGCAGAGTTTAAGAAACCTGACCATTCTTTTTTAATTTCCAAACTGAGTTTTTCAGGAATAGTAACTTTAAATGGTACTGTGTCATTGTTGTTATATAAAATATCCATTAAACTGTCTTTTGACATTCCATGAATATTTTCCTGAGCAACATTTAAAATATTTGTTATTTCAATACCATCAAAGTGAATTGCTGTATCTAGGTTAGAGTAGTAGCTTTTTTTAGACCACGAAATAAATCCCAAATCCTGACTTGCAAATGTAAAGCTAAGTTTAGAGTCTATATCTTCAACTGTAAAAATAGCATCGCATGAAAATCCTATTCCATTAAAGTCGCTAATTCTTTTGTGGGACTGATCTGATGTTAGGTATGATAATTTTGTGTTTAAGTCTAAATAACTTCCGTCATCGGCAGTGTAGAATGATCCTTCAAATATATTCAAAGATTGTATCTGTTGTCCCTTAAGTAAATTCAGTCCGAAATAGATGTTTACTCTGGTTTCATTATCACTGTAATTTTTAAATAATCCGAGTTCTAACTTTTGGTAATCAATCGATCTGAATTTTGTATTGCTGAAATTAACAGATTCTCCTGCAAATTGTTTATTACCGAAAAATATTAGGTTATATAAATCATCACTAAAATTAACTGATCTGAATTGTTTATGTGCTATTCCGATTCTATAACCGAAATTTGATAACCCCCACATTGAATCGGGCATATTTGCAATATAAATTTCTGAAAAAAGATCTGTTCCTAAAATGTTTTTTCCTTTTAGGTGGTTTGAACTTTTTAAATCATCATCAATAAAACCACTTTTAAAAAGTGTTGTCGCAAATTTATTATTAATAGAATTTGATCCCAGATATGAATAAAAATTTGCACCTGTTTCTGTAAAGATAGAATCCTCGCTATTTTTTATTTGAGATAATAATGGAACAACCTGTGCTTTTAAATTAAAACACAGAATAGAAAGTAAAATAATGTTTAAAACCTGCTTCATTTTTCTACTCTATAACTAAAATCGCCTATAAGTTTAAAATCAATATAATAGTCGCTGTATATCTTAACATGTGTATGTGCAGGTTGTGTGTTAAATTTTGCTTCAATAATTAGCTTTTTAGATAAAAACAGACTTTGAAGTTTGGATTTTGTTAG is part of the Bacteroidia bacterium genome and harbors:
- a CDS encoding T9SS type A sorting domain-containing protein; the encoded protein is MNKIFLSLIVMAITINGFAQLNATISSQTNVLCHGLCNGSATVTATGGTAPYTYNWSNVPANTTQTATNLCAGIYTVTVTDYLAATTTASVTITEPIQIVVTLTTANVICFGDCNGVITANVMGGNPPFTYFWSNGMITTSTINACAGIYTVTITDNNGCTTAATAVVSQPPLFVATASSVPDTCSQGHGTASINASGGNAPYMYTWSTAANMPTITNLFAGTYTVTATESNGCTAVAFATVNNLAPSANLGSDYSICNGICDTITVHPIGGSTIVSYLWSNQSTNDSLVICPTVTSNYSLTVSDAYGCTATDNINVNLVQHCNTISGTFYEDLDNDGIKDAGENPLQNMVAMLTPGPLYATSNSSGYYEFLVDTGNFVITPVNNSVYTTMSPASHTATMYNAYQTDALNDFGVYVSAHGDLRVILSSSAMRPGFASVYYITYYNDGTDTMNATINLNLSNVPVYTSCSPAYSSNSGNLYTWNITGIEPNVYHYIYFYVNIPPTITLGTIVSSDATILPIVGDDNPANNYSSDNRVVSGSWDPNDKAVSPSGVFPPALVAAGNYLNYTIRFQNTGTDTAFNIHITDTLSYNLDVSSFEMVSSSHPCNFNLHDAGIVDFVFNNIQLPDSGINQAGSNGYVSYKVKPENTLGIGDEVQNTAYIYFDFNQPVMTNTVSTMIEEIQFVTYSKFYDNVLNVWPNPSKGDFMLACNLNNNGTVSIEVTDILGKIVLNEIIESISNIEFKHSLHLNGKGLYFVKVKTSDEVYTAKIIITE
- a CDS encoding cob(I)yrinic acid a,c-diamide adenosyltransferase, with the translated sequence MKIYTKTGDKGTTSLIGGKRVQKFHERIEAYGTVDELISHVGLLRDQISDNNIKENLLFIQDRLMTCATILATDCDGCNLKLPILIEADIEKLESEIDEMEKQLEPLHSFILPGGHPLVSQAHICRTVCRRAERHTLALSQNHKVDELVIKFLNRLSDYLFVFARYISKLQNAKEIPWNPKY
- a CDS encoding ABC transporter ATP-binding protein, with the translated sequence MITLKKIYKYYQIGTEVVKALRNIDLTILRNEYVAIMGPSGSGKSTLMNLLGCLDTPSSGEYFLNKKDVSRMSDNELAEVRNIEIGFVFQTFNLMPRYNALENVILPLVYSGKSKAERNNRGIDVLNNVGLSDRMKHKPNELSGGQRQRVAIARAMVNNPSIILADEPTGNLDSKTSVEIMRLIDDIHKKGNTIILVTHEEDIARYAHRIIRLKDGRIESDLQNTERINMSLLNENIH
- a CDS encoding class I SAM-dependent methyltransferase; its protein translation is MSNPILSKLKYLLCSKHEKGFGIHSPFLFDLITLIFNDKSDKIAYRKLDLIRKELLESDKVITVTDFGAGSKVFETNSRKISEITKYCTIKKKYGKLLYRLAAYYKPETILELGSSLGLSASYLALGNPNAKVVTIEGCSETAKIAQDTFTLANANNITIVNGKFEEVLPLTFFDLRTLGIVYFDGNHTKKATLDYFEKCIPFINNNSLFIFDDIHWSEEMEEAWNEIRKNKNVTLSVDLFQLGLVFFHNELTKQDFTIRF
- the kdsA gene encoding 3-deoxy-8-phosphooctulonate synthase; translation: MNSIYNNILKNKNFFLIAGPCVVESHEITFMVAEKVKALCEKFEIPFIFKASYKKANRSSISSFSGIGDIQALEIIKEIKESLKVPVITDIHSTEDAELASKYVDMLQIPAFLCRQTDLLLAAGKTGLPVNIKKGQFVSPEAMKFVADKVKTTGNSNILLTERGTTFGYGDLVVDYRSLPIMQKFGYPVVLDCTHSLQQPNQSTGVTGGLPELIETISKAGVAVGVDGLFIETHPDPSKALSDGANMLKLDLLEGLLEKLVKIKKVIN